GTCGTCGGCGCGCGCCGTCATGGCACCCACCTGGGCCGTGGCCCGGCCGCCGTGCTGAAAGCGAAAGAAGCCGGAGGCTGCGGCCGGCGCGGCCAGGGCGATGGCGAGGAGGAGGGCGGTGAGGGATCTCGAAACGGTCATGGGTCGGTCTCGCAGTGGCTGGGCGGTGATTCGATAGGCGGCCGGAAGCCGCGGGTCTCTTCAGGCGTCGTGCTCAATCGTCGACGACGTGGATCTCGGGCTCGATGCGGCCGTCTCGCAGGGTGACTCGGGCGAGGGTCAATGGGAGCTGGAAGCGCCGCCGCCCGCAGGCGCCGGGGTTGAGTAGCAGGCACCCGCCGCGCCATTCGAGCTCGGGTCGGTGGGAATGGCCATAGACGATGAGACGGGCGCTGCGGGCCCATTCGTCTTCGACATCCTGGCGGCGGTGGATCATGCGATAGGTGAGTCCGCCGAGCTCTCCTTCGAGCACGTCCGGCAGGGCGCCGTAGGAGGGGCCGCGGTCGTTGTTGCCGCGTACCGCCGCCACCGGCGC
This portion of the Acidobacteriota bacterium genome encodes:
- a CDS encoding metallophosphoesterase family protein, translated to MRIGVLSDTHGLLRPQVLDLLAGCEAILHAGDIGDPAILDRLAAVAPVAAVRGNNDRGPSYGALPDVLEGELGGLTYRMIHRRQDVEDEWARSARLIVYGHSHRPELEWRGGCLLLNPGACGRRRFQLPLTLARVTLRDGRIEPEIHVVDD